From Sphingobium sp. B2D3C:
ATTGCATTTGATGCAAACCGATGGCGCGGTGCAGCGCGCGACGTGCGGCAAGCGAATGCGAAGGAGTTCGCCTGTCAGGCGGCGCGGCTGTCCAGTTTGCGGCTCAGCATGGCGGCCAGACTGCCGAACGTCTCGAAGCTGTCCATATCCACATCATCATCATCAATGACGATATCGAGCCGATCCTCAAGATCGGTCAGCAAGGTGGCGACAGCCATGGAATCCAGTTCCGGCAGCGACCCGAACAGACCCGTGTCGTCGTCGAACAGATCGGCACGCTGAGGGGCGAGCCCGAGCACATCCACCAGCGATGCGCGCAACGCATCGCTGGCCGCGCGGTTGGAGGCGCCATTGCCCTCTCGATCCTGGCTCGTCTGCATCATCGGGCCCCTAACGGGTCGATATCATTTTGGAAAGCATGGCGATGCGGGGCCGGGCCGATCTTGCCCGACTGTTGCGGCCGATCCACGTTCGCAACGCGCGCGCCTATTCATGCCTTGAAAGAACATGATATGGGCGGAGGATGCTACCGCCCCTCGACCATCTGACACAGCAGGGCGAGCCGACCGCCATTGCTCTGGCGGGCAAGTTCGGCGCGATCGATTATGCGACGATGGAGCAGATGGTCGGACGGCTCGCGCACGTTCTCGCCGCGCGTCTCGAGGGGGCAGGCGCGTCCGGCGGCAGTCGGGTGGCGGCGTGGCTGCCCAAGGGCCTTCTCGCGGCGCTGCTGCCTCTGGCCGTGGTGCGGGCCGGGCATGTCTATGTGCCGATCAATCCGCTGCTCAAGCGGGCGCAGGTTGCCCATATCGTGCGGGATAGTGGCGCGGCGATGCTGATCTCGCAGCCCGCGCGGCTGGGGACGCTGGAGCCAGGCGATATGGCCGACACTGCGGCGCGCGTGGAAGAGGCCGCGCTGCTCGGTGTGATTGAAGATGCGGACGCCGCGACGTTGCCGCCCGGCACGGGACGCCCCGGCGATCTGGCCGAGATTCTCTATACATCGGGATCGACCGGGAGGCCCAAGGGCGTGATGCTCAGCCACGCCAATCTGATGATCGGCGCGCGGTCGGTGGCCGGCTACCTCGGCCTCGACGCGACGGACCGTACTCTCGCGCTCCTGCCGCTCAGCTTCGACTACGGGCAGAATCAGTTGCTCTCGACATGGTGGGCCGGCGGATGCGTGGTGCCGCTGGATTATCTGCTGCCGCGGGAGGTCGCGAAAGTCGCAGCCCGGCACGCGATCACGACGCTGGCCGGCGTCCCGCCGCTCTGGGTGCAATTGACCGAGATCGACTGGCCGCCAGAGGCGCGCGCTGCCTTGCGCCGCCTCACCAACAGCGGCGGGGCGCTCACGCGTCCGTTGATCGCACGCTTGCGCGAGACATTCCCCGGTGTGGACGTGTTCGCCATGTACGGGCTGACCGAGGCGTTTCGCTCCACCTATCTCCCTCCCGACCTGCTGGATCGCCACCCGGACAGTATCGGCCAGGCGATACCGGACGCGGAAGTGCTCGTCGTGCGGGCTGATGGCACTTTGACGGACGATGATGAGCCAGGCGAACTGGTTCATAGCGGCCCGCTGGTGGCGCAAGGCTATTGGCAGGATGCAGCACGGACGTCGGAGCGATTCAGGCCGGCGCCGGCAGCTTCTACCTATGGTGGCATGGCGGTGTGGTCCGGCGACACCGTGGTGCGCGATGGCGAGGGCTTGCTGCGCTTCGTCGGCCGGGACGACGCGATGATCAAGAGCGCCGGCAATCGCATCAGCCCCAGCGAGGTGGAGGAGGCGGCGGTGGCCGTCGCTGGCGTGGGCGAAGCCTGTGCGCTTGGTCGCGCGGATGAGCGCCTCGGCCAAGTCATCGTGCTGTTCGTGCGGGCGGAAGCGGCATTATGCGAGACCGATCGCGGCTCGCTCGGCGAGCGTCTATCCGCGCAGTTGCGGCAGACGCTGCCCAATTTCATGCAACCGGCGGAGATCAGGATTTTGGCGCAGATGCCGCGTAACCCCAATGGCAAGATCGATCGCGTGGCGCTCGCCGCGCTTGCCGGGGAGGGCGGCGCATGACGCCCCTCAAGCCCAAGCCGATGGGGCCGATCCCGCCCGGTTATGAGAGCGAGGGCGGCATGCTGCTGGTCGGCGGACAGGGCGTGGCCGCGCTGATCGATCAGATCGGAGAAACGCCGGCCTTTCTCTATGACGCCGGCAAGCTCCGCCAGCGCGTAGCGGCCCTGCGGGCGGCCATGCCGGCTGGGGTCGATCTCCATTATGCGATGAAGGCCAATCCCTTCGCGCCGCTTCTCGCACTCATGGGGGAGCTGGTGGACGGGTTCGACATTGCCTCCGCCGGAGAACTGGAAATGGCGCGGGCAGCCGGGGTGGACGGTAGCCGGATCAGCTTTGCCGGACCGGGCAAGACCGACCGGGAACTGGACGACGCCCTTGCGGCGGGCGTTACGATCAACCTGGAGTCGGAAGGCGAGGCCGAGCGCGCACTCGCGCTGGCTGCACGCGCCAATGTCCGGCCCCGGCTCGCGGTGCGCGTCAATCCCGATTTCGAGCTGAAAGGCTCGGGCATGCGGATGGGCGGCGGCGCGCGGCCCTTCGGCCTGGATGCCGATCGTGCGGCCGCAATGACCCGCCACCTGATCGCCGCAGGAGCGGAATGGCGCGGCTGGCATGTCTTTGCCGGCTCGCAGTCGCTGGATGCGCAGGCCATCGTTGCGGCCCAGTCGGCCACCATGGAGCTTGTCGCGCGCCTTTCCGATGAGGTGGGGGCAAGCCCGCCGCTGGTCAATCTCGGCGGTGGCTTCGGGGTGCCTTACTTCCCCGGTGACGTGCCACTCGACCTCTCCATCATCGGCGACGGGCTGAATCGTCTGCTGGCCGACCGCCCCGCGATGCTGCGCGAGAGCCGGTTCGCGCTTGAACTGGGGCGCTTTCTGGTGGCGGAAGCCGGCATTTACCTCAGCCGCGTGATCGACGTGAAGCAAAGCCGAGGAGAGACTTTCGCCGTGGTGGATGGCGGCCTACACCATCAGCTCGCGGCCAGCGGCAATTTCGGCACCGTGGTCCGCCGCAATTACCCGATTGCCCTGGCCAACCGATTCGATGAGTCGCCAGTGAGTGAGCCAGTCCATGTGGTCGGTTGCCTTTGCACGCCGCTGGATCGGCTCGGCGATGCCGTGGTGCTCCCGCCTGTCGCGGTCGGCGATTTCGTCGCGCTGTTCATGGCCGGCGCCTATGGCGCGAGCGCCAGTCCGGCGGCCTTCCTGGGCCATGCCCCGGCCCGCGAGTTGCTGGTCGAAGAGGATTGATGCCCGTCAGGCGGCTGATGCCTGATCGGGCGCAATCCCGATCCCACTCAGGCCCTGCGACTCCAGATAGGCCGGATAAAGCATCTGCTCTTCCCTCTGGATGCGGTCGACCAAAGCCTCCAGCGCGGGCCGGAGGGCGGCGCGAAACGCCTCGGGTTCCTGGAAAATCCGACAGTCCGGCCAGGCCTTCATCAGATCGGCCCATAGATCCCCCAGATGGCCGGTCTCCGCATGATATTGCGAGGCGAGCGTGGCGATCCTGCCGTTGCCGCTGGCGCGCAGGGCTGGATAGACGTGCTTATCCTCCTTGGCCAGATGGCGGATCAAGATGCGGTTCAACTTGCTGCGCACCGCGATCAGTTCGCCCACCTCCGCGCCGGATCGCTGCGCCGCCGGGCTCGTGACTTGCTGGCACAGATCGAGCAGCGCCATATGTTCAGCCTGAAGATACCCCAATTCCATGTCTTAGCCTGCCTCGCGACACCGCTCGCATGTCCATCTGAGCATCCAATCTGCGCCCGGGAGCTTTAACAATGTGTTGTCAGGCGGTTAGGGGATAGTCCGCCGAGATGAAATAAAGGCCGTCCGGCGGGGCGTTGTGCCCCAGCGCGGCGCGATTGCGCGCGTCCAGCGCCGCCTTGAGGTCGTCGGGTGACCATGTGCCCGTGCCGACCAAGGCAAGGCAGCCCACCATCGAGCGGACCTGATGATGAAGGAAGCTGCGGGCCTTGGCGTGAACGGTGATGCGCTCGCCGATGCGCACGACATCAAGGCGGGCGAGGGTGCGGTGGGGGCTGTCCGCCTGACATTGCGCGGAGCGGAAGGTAGTAAAATCATGTCGGCCGACCAGTGCCTGCGCGGCCTCGTGCATCCGCTCGGCGTCCAGCACCTGCGGCACACGCCAGACAAGGCCGCTCTCGAAGGTGAGCGGCGCGCGGCGGTTAAGGATGCGATACTCATAGGCGCGCGCGACGCAGGAGAAGCGGGCGTGCCAATCCTCCGGCACGATTTCGCAGGTCAGAATGGCGATCGGCTCGGGCCGCAGATGGGCATTGAGCGCTTCCATCAGGCGAAAAGGCGTGATCGCCTTGTCCAGATCGACATGCGCTCGCATGCCGAGGGCATGAACACCCGCGTCGGTGCGCCCGGCGCAATGGACGATCGGCGCGCCGCCGGCGATGCGGCCCAACGCCTCCTCGATGCATTGCTGCACGCTCGGGCCATGGGCCTGGCGCTGCCAGCCCATATAGGGTCGCCCGTCATATTCGACCGTGAAAGCGAAGCGGGTCATTCCAAGAGGGTGCCAGCCGGAATGGCAGTGCCACGCAACAGATCGGCGGTGGCCATGGCGCCCTTGCCGGCGCGCTGGATGAGGGTGGGGCGCAGCGAGCCTTGTTCGCCGCATCCGATCAGCAGGCCCGCGTCGAGCACGGTTCCTGCGGGGCCGGGCCGAGCATCGACTGAGGCAGCCAGAACCTTGTAGCGCTCGCCCTTGTGCGCGAACCATGCGCCCGGGGCGGGGTTGAAGGCGCGAACCTGCCGTTCGGCCGCGACCGGCCCGGCGGTGAAATCGAGGTGGCTCTCCGCCTTGTCGATCTTGGCCGCATAGGTCACCCCATCCTCGGGTTGGACGATCGGCGGATAGGCTCCGATCTGATCGAGCACCTGGACCATCAACGCGGCCCCGACATGCGCCAGTTCATCGGTCAGCGCGCCAGCGGTCTTCTCGTCCACGGGCGTGCTGACCTTTGCCAGCATCGGCCCGGTATCGAGACCCTTGGCCATCGCCATGATGGTGACGCCGGTGCGCTCGTCGCCTGCGAGGATGGCACGCTGGATCGGTGCCGCGCCGCGCCAGCGCGGGAGCAAAGAGGCGTGGACGTTGAGGCTGCCGAGCCGTGGGGCGTGGAGGACCGGGATCGGCAGGATCAGCCCGTAGGCGGCGACCACGGCGACGTCCGCCTCGAAAGCGTCGAAGACCTCCTGTTCCGCCGGGTCATTCAGGGAGAGGGGCGTTCGCACCGGCAGGCCCAGCGCCTCCGCTCTGGCTTGCACCGGGCTCGGGCGAGGCGCCTTGCCGCGACCTGCCGGCCGGGGTGGCTGCGTATACACCGCCACGACGGAATGGCCGGCCGCGGTCAGCGCATCGAGCGTCGGCACCGCGAAATCCGGCGTTCCCATGAAGACGATCCGCAAAGGCTCTTTCATGTGGCCCTCTGAAACGCTTGTATCATCGCAGCGCAAGCCCTTATTTGGCAGTCATGTCCTCGCCAGAGATCGACGCGCTCACGCGGGCGCTTGCCCGGCTGCCCGGCCTTGGCCCCCGTTCGGCGCGGCGGGCGGTGCTGCACCTGCTGCAGCGGCGCGACGCGGCGATGGTCCCGCTGCTGCGGGCGCTGGAAAGCGTGAGTGAGCGGATGGTGCATTGTTCGGTCTGCGGCAATGTCGATACCATCGATCCCTGCGCCATCTGCGCCGATCCTCGCCGCGATGCCCGCGCTTTGTGCGTGGTGGAGGATGTGGCGGATCTCTGGGCGCTGGAAAAGTCGCGCCTGTTCCCGGGACGGTTCCATGTGCTGGGCGGGCGGCTCTCCGCGCTGGATGGCGTGCGGCCCGAAGACCTGTCGATCGCCAGCCTTGTCCAACGCGTCGCCGATGGCGGCATTGATGAAGTCGTGCTGGCGATGAACGCCACGCTGGAGGGGCAGACGACCGCCCATTACATCGCCGAGCGGCTGGAGGCCTACCCGGTGCGGCTGACGCAACTGGCCCATGGCGTGCCCGTCGGGGGCGAACTCGATTATCTTGATGAGGGCACGCTGGCGCAGGCGCTGCGGGCGCGGCGGCCGATTGGTTGAGGGGCGGATACGCGGGCAGATCCTGCCGCGTTCGATCAGCCTGATCGGAACAAAGCGTTAACAACGGCTTGATCTCGCGCCTTGGCTTTCATATCTGGACAGCATGGCCATTAGACCGATCCTTGAGACCCCGGACCCGATTCTGCGGACGATTTCGACGCCCGTCGAGGCGATCGACGATGATTTGCAGACGCTGATCGATGACATGTTCGACACCATGTACGATGCCCCGGGTATCGGGCTGGCGGCCATCCAGGTCGGCGTGCCCAAGCGGGTGCTGGTGATCGATCTGCAGGAGCCCGAGTCCGATGAGGAAGGCGCCCCGCCGGTCAAGAATCCGCTGGTATTCATCAATCCGCAGATCCTTGATGGGTCCCCCGAAAGCTCGGTTTACAACGAGGGCTGCCTTTCTGTGCCGGACCAATATGCCGAGGTCGAGCGGCCAGCGCGCATTCGCGCAAGCTGGATGGATCGGCAGGGGCGGATTCATGAGGAAGAGCTGGAAGGGCTGCTCGCGACCTGCC
This genomic window contains:
- the fmt gene encoding methionyl-tRNA formyltransferase yields the protein MRIVFMGTPDFAVPTLDALTAAGHSVVAVYTQPPRPAGRGKAPRPSPVQARAEALGLPVRTPLSLNDPAEQEVFDAFEADVAVVAAYGLILPIPVLHAPRLGSLNVHASLLPRWRGAAPIQRAILAGDERTGVTIMAMAKGLDTGPMLAKVSTPVDEKTAGALTDELAHVGAALMVQVLDQIGAYPPIVQPEDGVTYAAKIDKAESHLDFTAGPVAAERQVRAFNPAPGAWFAHKGERYKVLAASVDARPGPAGTVLDAGLLIGCGEQGSLRPTLIQRAGKGAMATADLLRGTAIPAGTLLE
- a CDS encoding pyridoxal-dependent decarboxylase, exosortase A system-associated yields the protein MTPLKPKPMGPIPPGYESEGGMLLVGGQGVAALIDQIGETPAFLYDAGKLRQRVAALRAAMPAGVDLHYAMKANPFAPLLALMGELVDGFDIASAGELEMARAAGVDGSRISFAGPGKTDRELDDALAAGVTINLESEGEAERALALAARANVRPRLAVRVNPDFELKGSGMRMGGGARPFGLDADRAAAMTRHLIAAGAEWRGWHVFAGSQSLDAQAIVAAQSATMELVARLSDEVGASPPLVNLGGGFGVPYFPGDVPLDLSIIGDGLNRLLADRPAMLRESRFALELGRFLVAEAGIYLSRVIDVKQSRGETFAVVDGGLHHQLAASGNFGTVVRRNYPIALANRFDESPVSEPVHVVGCLCTPLDRLGDAVVLPPVAVGDFVALFMAGAYGASASPAAFLGHAPARELLVEED
- the recR gene encoding recombination mediator RecR, whose product is MSSPEIDALTRALARLPGLGPRSARRAVLHLLQRRDAAMVPLLRALESVSERMVHCSVCGNVDTIDPCAICADPRRDARALCVVEDVADLWALEKSRLFPGRFHVLGGRLSALDGVRPEDLSIASLVQRVADGGIDEVVLAMNATLEGQTTAHYIAERLEAYPVRLTQLAHGVPVGGELDYLDEGTLAQALRARRPIG
- a CDS encoding AMP-binding protein yields the protein MLPPLDHLTQQGEPTAIALAGKFGAIDYATMEQMVGRLAHVLAARLEGAGASGGSRVAAWLPKGLLAALLPLAVVRAGHVYVPINPLLKRAQVAHIVRDSGAAMLISQPARLGTLEPGDMADTAARVEEAALLGVIEDADAATLPPGTGRPGDLAEILYTSGSTGRPKGVMLSHANLMIGARSVAGYLGLDATDRTLALLPLSFDYGQNQLLSTWWAGGCVVPLDYLLPREVAKVAARHAITTLAGVPPLWVQLTEIDWPPEARAALRRLTNSGGALTRPLIARLRETFPGVDVFAMYGLTEAFRSTYLPPDLLDRHPDSIGQAIPDAEVLVVRADGTLTDDDEPGELVHSGPLVAQGYWQDAARTSERFRPAPAASTYGGMAVWSGDTVVRDGEGLLRFVGRDDAMIKSAGNRISPSEVEEAAVAVAGVGEACALGRADERLGQVIVLFVRAEAALCETDRGSLGERLSAQLRQTLPNFMQPAEIRILAQMPRNPNGKIDRVALAALAGEGGA
- the truA gene encoding tRNA pseudouridine(38-40) synthase TruA: MTRFAFTVEYDGRPYMGWQRQAHGPSVQQCIEEALGRIAGGAPIVHCAGRTDAGVHALGMRAHVDLDKAITPFRLMEALNAHLRPEPIAILTCEIVPEDWHARFSCVARAYEYRILNRRAPLTFESGLVWRVPQVLDAERMHEAAQALVGRHDFTTFRSAQCQADSPHRTLARLDVVRIGERITVHAKARSFLHHQVRSMVGCLALVGTGTWSPDDLKAALDARNRAALGHNAPPDGLYFISADYPLTA
- the def gene encoding peptide deformylase, whose protein sequence is MAIRPILETPDPILRTISTPVEAIDDDLQTLIDDMFDTMYDAPGIGLAAIQVGVPKRVLVIDLQEPESDEEGAPPVKNPLVFINPQILDGSPESSVYNEGCLSVPDQYAEVERPARIRASWMDRQGRIHEEELEGLLATCLQHEMDHLEGILFIDHLSRLKRDMLLKKLAKTRKAA
- a CDS encoding hemerythrin domain-containing protein, with the translated sequence MELGYLQAEHMALLDLCQQVTSPAAQRSGAEVGELIAVRSKLNRILIRHLAKEDKHVYPALRASGNGRIATLASQYHAETGHLGDLWADLMKAWPDCRIFQEPEAFRAALRPALEALVDRIQREEQMLYPAYLESQGLSGIGIAPDQASAA
- a CDS encoding phosphopantetheine-binding protein, which translates into the protein MQTSQDREGNGASNRAASDALRASLVDVLGLAPQRADLFDDDTGLFGSLPELDSMAVATLLTDLEDRLDIVIDDDDVDMDSFETFGSLAAMLSRKLDSRAA